One window of Aliarcobacter lanthieri genomic DNA carries:
- a CDS encoding lipid A biosynthesis acyltransferase yields MYRKIKDYFRLFLYNIFIFIFLITPKILMKKILQFMAFFAYKFNKKHKSIAMANLNLVYGNSISQEKKENIIYSSYKSLVFNMYEFIENQNITKENMFKKANILNKDIIEKAFKENRKVIYITAHYGGWEITLPYIALMFGEIAVVNRKMDNPHIQAIYAKARSKNKITMLEKQSAAKGMIQAFKDNKSIAVVIDQHIGSGVEVEFLGQETIATDSTSRMAIKFDAIIIPIFTVNNGFRDWTIEVKEAIDVRSFDFKTNDKIKELTQIQNDIVSKQIFEKPDFWLWQHKRFKAFHNDIYKKKLN; encoded by the coding sequence ATGTATAGAAAGATAAAAGATTATTTTAGACTTTTTTTATATAATATATTTATATTTATATTTTTAATTACTCCAAAAATTTTAATGAAAAAGATTTTACAATTTATGGCATTTTTTGCATATAAATTTAATAAAAAGCATAAAAGTATTGCAATGGCAAATCTTAATTTAGTTTATGGAAACTCTATTTCTCAAGAAAAAAAAGAAAATATAATTTATAGTTCGTATAAATCTTTAGTTTTTAATATGTATGAATTTATTGAAAATCAAAATATTACAAAAGAGAATATGTTTAAAAAAGCAAATATTTTAAATAAAGATATTATTGAAAAAGCTTTTAAAGAAAATAGAAAAGTTATATATATAACTGCACATTATGGTGGTTGGGAAATAACTTTACCATATATTGCTTTGATGTTTGGAGAAATAGCTGTTGTAAATAGAAAAATGGATAATCCACATATTCAAGCAATATATGCAAAAGCAAGAAGTAAAAATAAGATAACAATGCTAGAAAAACAAAGTGCTGCAAAAGGTATGATTCAAGCTTTTAAAGATAATAAAAGTATAGCAGTTGTAATTGACCAACACATTGGAAGTGGAGTAGAAGTTGAATTTTTAGGGCAAGAAACAATAGCTACAGATTCAACTTCAAGAATGGCAATAAAGTTTGACGCAATAATTATTCCAATATTTACAGTAAATAATGGTTTTAGAGATTGGACAATAGAAGTAAAAGAAGCAATTGATGTAAGAAGTTTTGATTTTAAGACGAATGATAAAATCAAAGAATTGACACAAATACAAAATGATATTGTATCAAAACAAATTTTTGAAAAACCAGATTTTTGGCTTTGGCAACATAAAAGATTTAAAGCTTTTCATAATGATATTTATAAAAAGAAGTTAAATTGA
- the waaC gene encoding lipopolysaccharide heptosyltransferase I, whose product MMKKIAIIKLSAMGDIIHSMIALQFIKAKYPNIQIDWFVENAFGDILENNPHISNIIKLDLKSIKKDKKEIFYQIKLLKKFRKNSYDLIIDAQGLIKSAIVARLLGNNRAGFNKNSTREKLASYFYTKKIDIPYDENAILRNCKILSEPLNFEISKDEILDKQAFLFYKNENNIIYEYLKKNKKNILLVIGASWDTKMYSKEKFAKIASSLDESFLIAWGNEKEKQIAEFISKNSKAIVLPKLDLNDLKAIVSKVDLVIGNDTGPTHMAWALNIPSITLFGNTPAYRNTYTTSINKTIKSSSVVNPFKINRTDFSIQEIDENKVIETAKGLLYV is encoded by the coding sequence ATAATGAAAAAAATAGCTATTATAAAGCTATCTGCAATGGGTGATATAATTCATTCTATGATAGCTTTACAATTTATCAAAGCAAAATATCCAAATATACAAATTGATTGGTTTGTTGAAAATGCATTTGGTGATATTTTAGAAAATAATCCACATATCTCAAATATAATCAAACTAGATTTAAAAAGTATCAAAAAAGATAAAAAAGAGATCTTCTATCAAATAAAACTTTTAAAAAAGTTTAGAAAAAACTCTTATGATTTGATAATTGATGCTCAAGGACTTATAAAATCTGCCATTGTTGCAAGATTATTGGGTAATAATAGAGCAGGATTTAATAAAAATTCAACAAGAGAAAAACTAGCTTCATATTTTTATACAAAAAAAATCGATATTCCTTATGATGAAAATGCAATACTTAGAAATTGTAAGATTTTAAGTGAACCTTTGAATTTTGAAATATCTAAAGATGAAATCTTAGATAAACAAGCCTTCTTATTTTACAAAAATGAAAATAATATAATATATGAGTATTTAAAAAAAAATAAAAAAAATATTTTATTAGTTATTGGAGCTAGTTGGGATACTAAAATGTATTCTAAAGAGAAGTTTGCTAAAATAGCTTCTAGTTTAGATGAAAGTTTTTTAATTGCTTGGGGAAATGAAAAAGAAAAGCAAATTGCAGAGTTTATTTCTAAAAATTCTAAGGCTATTGTTTTACCAAAGTTGGATTTGAATGATCTAAAAGCTATTGTTAGTAAAGTTGATTTGGTAATTGGTAATGATACAGGACCTACTCATATGGCTTGGGCTTTGAATATTCCTTCTATTACACTTTTTGGAAATACTCCAGCATATAGAAATACTTACACAACAAGTATAAATAAAACTATAAAATCTTCTAGTGTTGTAAATCCATTTAAAATAAATAGAACTGATTTTTCAATTCAAGAAATTGATGAAAATAAAGTTATAGAAACGGCAAAAGGGCTTTTGTATGTATAG